Proteins from a single region of Bdellovibrio bacteriovorus HD100:
- the rplJ gene encoding 50S ribosomal protein L10 — protein sequence MITRADKEQEIKLITEKFGKAKGAFIVDFKGIKVEQVTNLRKKLNAADSEMKVVRNTLAKRAFKDHPAIETAFANSMKGTNAIVFSYGEVNATAKALADFAKDVEVLQIKSGVMDGAALDDAKIKFLATLPGKDQLRAMLLGTLLGAGSALARCLNAYAEKMGGGAAAGTEEAPQA from the coding sequence ATGATCACTCGCGCAGATAAAGAGCAGGAGATTAAGCTAATCACGGAGAAATTCGGAAAGGCTAAGGGAGCTTTCATCGTCGACTTCAAAGGCATCAAGGTTGAGCAAGTAACTAACTTGCGTAAAAAATTGAATGCTGCTGATTCTGAGATGAAAGTTGTTCGTAATACTCTTGCAAAAAGAGCGTTCAAAGATCACCCAGCTATTGAAACAGCATTTGCTAATTCAATGAAAGGTACTAACGCCATCGTATTCTCTTACGGTGAAGTGAACGCGACTGCAAAAGCATTGGCTGATTTCGCTAAGGACGTAGAAGTTCTGCAAATCAAGTCCGGTGTTATGGACGGCGCTGCTTTGGATGATGCTAAGATTAAATTCTTGGCGACACTTCCGGGCAAAGACCAGCTTCGCGCTATGTTGTTGGGTACATTGTTGGGTGCAGGTTCTGCACTTGCTAGATGTCTTAACGCTTACGCTGAGAAAATGGGCGGCGGCGCAGCCGCTGGTACTGAAGAAGCTCCACAAGCGTAA
- the rplA gene encoding 50S ribosomal protein L1, with product MAGKKFAAVAKKVDSAKKYTVEEAFKLVVETAPAKFDESIDVALRLGIDPKQSDQQVRGAIALPHGLGKEVKVVVFAKGPKEAEAKAAGADFVGADDLVAKIQGGWLDFDKCIATPDMMATVSKVAKILGPRGLMPNPKIGTVTMNVGEAVTAEKKGKLDFRVDKAGIVHAGIGKKSMGDAKLKDNFMTLLGAIVKAKPASSKGIYLRSIAVASTMGPGVKIEPNAAAAATGAN from the coding sequence ATGGCAGGCAAAAAATTCGCAGCAGTCGCTAAAAAAGTTGATTCTGCAAAAAAGTACACTGTTGAAGAAGCATTCAAACTGGTTGTTGAAACAGCTCCAGCTAAATTTGATGAATCTATCGACGTAGCATTGCGTTTGGGTATTGACCCTAAGCAATCTGACCAACAAGTGCGTGGAGCTATCGCTCTTCCTCACGGTTTGGGCAAAGAAGTTAAAGTTGTTGTTTTCGCAAAAGGCCCGAAAGAGGCTGAAGCGAAAGCAGCTGGCGCTGACTTCGTAGGCGCAGACGACCTGGTAGCTAAAATCCAGGGCGGCTGGTTGGATTTCGATAAATGTATCGCGACTCCGGACATGATGGCGACTGTTTCTAAAGTTGCTAAGATCCTGGGGCCTCGTGGTTTGATGCCGAATCCAAAAATCGGTACTGTAACTATGAACGTTGGTGAAGCTGTAACTGCCGAGAAAAAAGGTAAGTTGGACTTCCGCGTTGATAAAGCAGGTATCGTACACGCTGGTATCGGTAAGAAATCCATGGGCGATGCTAAACTTAAAGATAACTTCATGACTTTGTTGGGAGCTATCGTTAAGGCTAAACCAGCATCTTCCAAAGGTATCTACCTTCGTTCTATCGCTGTAGCGTCCACTATGGGCCCAGGCGTTAAGATCGAGCCAAATGCGGCAGCTGCTGCAACTGGCGCTAACTAG
- the rplK gene encoding 50S ribosomal protein L11 translates to MAKKVTGMIKLQIPAGKANPAPPVGPALGQHGVNIMEFCKQFNARTQALGDSIIPIIITVYQDRSFTFITKTPPVSSLIKKALKLESGSKQPQKDKVGKINNDQIKQIATTKLPDLNCLKVESAMSQVAGTAKSMGIDIA, encoded by the coding sequence ATGGCAAAAAAAGTTACAGGAATGATCAAGCTGCAGATACCGGCAGGGAAAGCTAATCCAGCTCCACCCGTTGGACCGGCGCTCGGACAGCATGGGGTAAACATCATGGAATTCTGTAAGCAGTTCAACGCTCGTACACAAGCGTTGGGTGATAGCATCATCCCTATCATCATCACTGTTTACCAAGACAGATCGTTTACTTTCATCACAAAAACACCACCGGTGTCTTCTTTGATCAAAAAGGCGTTGAAACTGGAATCCGGTTCCAAGCAGCCTCAGAAGGACAAAGTTGGCAAAATCAATAACGATCAAATCAAGCAAATCGCTACAACGAAATTGCCTGACTTGAACTGCTTGAAAGTTGAATCCGCAATGTCACAAGTTGCTGGTACGGCTAAAAGCATGGGCATCGACATCGCGTAA
- the nusG gene encoding transcription termination/antitermination protein NusG, producing the protein MEKKWYIVNVQTSCENTAKKAIEEKIKSSKMEEFFGEILIPAESVVELVKGQKQTKSRKFFPGYIFVQMFLNDETWHLVRNSSKVTGFVGGTKTRPPEVPEAEVLRVTQQMAGVAEKPRPKVKFAVGENVTVIDGPFSNFQGTVEEINEDKAKLKVLVSIFGRPTPVELDYIQVEKP; encoded by the coding sequence ATGGAAAAAAAGTGGTACATCGTTAACGTTCAGACAAGCTGTGAAAACACAGCTAAAAAAGCCATCGAAGAAAAGATCAAATCTTCCAAAATGGAAGAGTTCTTTGGTGAAATCCTGATCCCTGCGGAAAGCGTAGTGGAGCTGGTAAAAGGTCAAAAACAGACCAAATCACGTAAATTTTTCCCGGGTTATATCTTCGTTCAGATGTTTTTGAATGATGAGACTTGGCATTTGGTACGTAATTCGTCTAAAGTCACGGGCTTCGTGGGCGGCACTAAAACCCGTCCTCCGGAAGTTCCTGAGGCTGAAGTTCTTCGTGTGACCCAGCAGATGGCTGGCGTTGCTGAAAAACCAAGACCGAAAGTGAAGTTCGCTGTGGGTGAGAACGTGACTGTTATTGACGGTCCATTCTCCAACTTCCAGGGAACAGTTGAAGAGATCAACGAGGACAAAGCGAAGCTTAAAGTTCTTGTGAGCATCTTCGGTCGTCCGACTCCAGTTGAGTTGGATTACATTCAAGTAGAAAAACCATAA
- the secE gene encoding preprotein translocase subunit SecE has protein sequence MEKANSKILTISFALAGILVGLTVSLLIKAFAGAFGVVARAADSDMVRHGIPVLAGFALFAALQFNPRVQTWGEEVVSEIRKVVWPSRKDTTAMTIACVVMVLISSVIISSFDLISGFLINFLMK, from the coding sequence ATGGAAAAGGCCAACTCTAAGATTTTGACTATCAGCTTTGCACTTGCAGGTATCTTGGTCGGTTTGACCGTCTCTCTTCTAATCAAGGCATTCGCCGGCGCATTCGGTGTTGTGGCTCGTGCTGCTGACTCCGATATGGTTCGCCACGGGATCCCTGTTTTGGCAGGTTTCGCGTTGTTTGCCGCTCTTCAGTTCAACCCACGCGTTCAGACTTGGGGCGAAGAAGTAGTTTCTGAAATCCGTAAAGTTGTTTGGCCTTCTCGCAAGGACACAACGGCCATGACTATCGCTTGCGTGGTTATGGTTCTTATCTCCAGTGTTATCATCAGTTCCTTCGATCTGATCTCTGGCTTCTTAATCAACTTTCTTATGAAGTAA